A region of the Chromatiales bacterium 21-64-14 genome:
TGCGCGGATTTGTTCATCCTGTTGCTCGGAACCGCGATCTCGGCGCCGTTTGATCTTCGGCAAGCGTTCTGGGAAAAGATGGAACGGCTGATGCATCGTGAGGCGCGCATGATCAACGGACGCGTGCGCGTCTCGGAATTCCGCGACCCATGAGCCCGGCCCGGGGAGCGTTATCGTGAAAATGATCATCCTTGACCGGGACGGCGTGATCAATCACGACTCGGACGCCTACATCAAGTCGCCCGATGAATGGGTGCCGATCCCCGGCAGTCTGGAGGCCATCGCACGGCTCAACCGAGCCGGCTACCGGGTAGTGGTCGCCACCAACCAGGCGGGGATCGCCCGCGGTCTGTTCGACATCGACACCCTGATGGACATACACGCCCGGCTGCATCGCGAACTGGCGGAGATGGGTGGCGGCATCGACGGTGTTTTCTTTTGTCCCCATGGTCCCGAGGACGATTGCCGCTGTCGCAAGCCGCGGCCCGGTCTGTTGGAGGAGATCGCCCGGCGCCTAGGTGTCTCGCTGTCCGGTGTGCCCGCCGTGGGAGATTCCGTGCGCGACCTGGAGGCGGCCGCTACCGTGGGCGCACAGTCGGTACTGGTACGCACCGGCAAAGGGGCGGCGGCCCTTGCTTCCGGCGCTGTTCCGCCGTCGACGCCGGTATTCACCGATTTGGCAGCGTTCGTCGACGCCCACCTCAAAAGCGCGGCGGCAGAATCTGCCGGCGCCGATGATTAACCGGGCTGGCCACCGCGCGATGATGGAGTGGGTGCGGTCCGCCGCCTACGCGGCGGTTAGTTTGATCAGCACCCCGGTATGGGCGGTGCTAAGCCTGTTCACCTTTCCGCTCCCGGTCTCTCGGCGATATCGGTTCATTACCCTATGGACCCGCTTCACGCTGTGGTGGCTCGGCGTAAGCTGTGGGCTGCATTACCGGGTGGAGGGCGCCGAGCGCATCCCCGCCGGTCCGGCCATCGTAATGGCCAAGCACCAGTCTGCCTGGGAAACCATGGCGCTCCAGCGGGTGTTCCCGGAACAGACCTGGGTACTCAAGCGGGAGCTGCTGTGGACCCCGTTCCTGGGGTGGGCCCTGGCGCTGCTGGATCCCGTCGCCATCAATCGAAAGGCCGGCCGGCGGGCCGTGGAACAACTCGTCGAGCAGGGGCGTGCACGCCTGCAACAGGGGCGCTGGCTGGTGGTCTTTCCGGAGGGCACCCGGGTCGCTCCGGGGCGGAAGGGTCGGTATCGGCTTGGTGGGGCGGTACTGGCGGCCCGATCCGGTTACCCGGTCGTGCCAGTGGCCCACAACGCCGGGGACTTCTGGCCACGCCGCAGCTTCCGCAAGCGAGCGGGGATCATCCAGGTGGTGGTCGGCGAGCCGATCGAGACGCAGGGTTTGGCGCCGGAGGAAATTTTACGGAGGGTGGAAACGTGGATCGAGGACACCATGGCCCGGATCAGCCCTGCGTATCCGGCATTGGCCCCAACCATTCTACCCGCGGCGTCAAACGAATTAAATAATTTATAAACAATAAGTTATAATTATACGTCCAGGTTCGTGACGTACAGGGCGTTGCGTTCTATGAACTCCCTGCGCGGTTCCACGTGATCCCCCATCAGGGTGGTGAAGATCTCGTCGGTGCCGACTACGTCCTCGATTTTCACCTGCAGCAGGCGCCGGCTATCCGGATCCATGGTGGTCTCCCAAAGCTGTTCGGGATTCATTTCTCCCAGGCCCTTGTAACGCTGGATCTGCTGGCCGCGCTTGGCCTCCTCCATCAACCAGTCCATGGCCTTCCGGAAATGGCTCACGGACTCGCGGCGCTCGCCACGCTGGATAAACGCGCCTTCACCCAGAAGTCCGTCCAGCTTCCGCCCCAGATCGGCCATGGTTCGGTACTCTGCGGAGTCAAAAAATTCTGTGGGGAGGAGGTGTTCGGTCGCGATCCCGTGGGTCCGGCGCCGGACCCGAACCTGCGCACGCGCCCCCTCTTCCGCCGGCTCCAGAATCAGTTCATAGCGGACCCCAGCCACCAGCCCTGCGTTGAGCCTACCCTCCAGTTCCTGGAGCCATACGGTCATCTGGCTACGATCCAACACCGCCTCCTTTGCTAGGGCGGGCATGTACACGATGGTCTCCAGCACCCTTGGGTCGTGGCGCCGCGACAACCGGCCGATAGCTGCCATTACCGCGGTATAGTCCCGGGCTAATCCCTCCAGTGCAGCCCCGGCAATGGGGGGCGCAGCGGCGTTTACGTGCAAGCCGGCACCATCCAGGGCCACCTGAAGCAAATATTCCGTCAGTGCCAGGTCGTCCTTCACGTAGTGTTCCTGCTTGCCTTTTTTGACCTTGTAGAGGGGCGGCTGGGCGATATATACGTGGCCGCGTTCCACCAATACCGGCATCTGCCGGTAGAACAGGGTCAGCAACAGGGTGCGGATGTGGGAGCCGTCCACATCCGCATCGGTCATGATGATGATCCGGTGGTAACGAAGCTTATCCGGGTTGAATTCTTCCTTCCCGATACCA
Encoded here:
- a CDS encoding D-glycero-beta-D-manno-heptose-1,7-bisphosphate 7-phosphatase, which translates into the protein MKMIILDRDGVINHDSDAYIKSPDEWVPIPGSLEAIARLNRAGYRVVVATNQAGIARGLFDIDTLMDIHARLHRELAEMGGGIDGVFFCPHGPEDDCRCRKPRPGLLEEIARRLGVSLSGVPAVGDSVRDLEAAATVGAQSVLVRTGKGAAALASGAVPPSTPVFTDLAAFVDAHLKSAAAESAGADD
- a CDS encoding 1-acyl-sn-glycerol-3-phosphate acyltransferase translates to MMEWVRSAAYAAVSLISTPVWAVLSLFTFPLPVSRRYRFITLWTRFTLWWLGVSCGLHYRVEGAERIPAGPAIVMAKHQSAWETMALQRVFPEQTWVLKRELLWTPFLGWALALLDPVAINRKAGRRAVEQLVEQGRARLQQGRWLVVFPEGTRVAPGRKGRYRLGGAVLAARSGYPVVPVAHNAGDFWPRRSFRKRAGIIQVVVGEPIETQGLAPEEILRRVETWIEDTMARISPAYPALAPTILPAASNELNNL